The proteins below come from a single Oncorhynchus keta strain PuntledgeMale-10-30-2019 chromosome 1, Oket_V2, whole genome shotgun sequence genomic window:
- the LOC118387387 gene encoding MOB kinase activator 3C-like — translation MALCLGQVFSKDKTFRPRKRFEPGTQRFELYKKAQASLKSGLDLRKVVQLPEGENINDWIAVHVVDFFNRINLIYGTVSEFCTERTCPIMSGGLRYEYRWQDGDDYKKPTKLPALKYMNLLMDWIETNINNENIFPTRVGVPFPKNFQQVCKKILSRLFRVFVHVYIHHFDSICSMGAEAHINTCYKHYYYFISEFSLIEHSELEPLRAMTEKICN, via the exons ATGGCGCTCTGTCTCGGACAAGTCTTCAGCAAAGACAAAACGTTTAGGCCTCGGAAGCGCTTTGAGCCTGGCACACAGCGGTTTGAGCTGTACAAGAAGGCCCAGGCCTCTCTGAAGTCCGGCCTGGACCTGAGGAAAGTGGTCCAGCTTCCCGAAGGAGAAAACATCAACGACTGGATCGCCGTGCACGTGGTGGACTTCTTCAACCGGATCAACCTGATCTACGGCACGGTCAGCGAGTTCTGCACCGAGCGCACCTGCCCCATCATGTCGGGGGGCCTGCGCTACGAGTACCGGTGGCAGGACGGAGACGACTACAAGAAGCCCACCAAGCTGCCCGCCTTGAAGTACATGAACCTTCTGATGGACTGGATAGAGACGAACATCAACAACGAGAACATCTTCCCCACGAGAGTAG GTGTTCCTTTCCCTAAGAACTTCCAGCAGGTGTGTAAGAAGATCCTGAGCCGTCTCTTCCGGGTCTTTGTGCACGTCTACATCCACCACTTTGACAGCATCTGCAGTATGGGCGCTGAGGCCCACATCAATACCTGCTACAAACACTACTATTATTTCATCTCTGAGTTCAGCCTCATCGAGCACTCTGAACTGGAGCCCCTG AGAGCAATGACAGAGAAGATCTGTAACTAA
- the LOC127930736 gene encoding uncharacterized protein LOC127930736 yields the protein MVAMPPRGQIWDFLNGIRPHHSVVGISPHHSVVGVSPHHSVVGLSPHNSVVGVSPHHSIVGVRLHHSVVGVSPHHSVVEVSPHHSVVEVSPHHSVVEVSPHHSVVGVSPHHSVVGVRLHHSVVGVSPHHSVVEVSPHHSVVEASPHHSVVEVSPHHSVVAVSPHHSVLEVSPHHSVVEVSSHHSVVEVSPHHSVVEVSPHHSVVEVSPHHSVVEVSPHHSVVEVSPHHSVVEVSPHHSVVEVSPHHSVVEVSPHHSVVEVSPHHSVVEVSPHHSVVEVSPHHSVVEVSPHHSVVEVSPHHSVVEVSPHHSVVEVSPHHCNTEKLLYNILNYHFWGGRKTISLIL from the exons ATGGTTGCCATGCCCCCCAGGGGTCAAATATGGG ATTTTTTGAACggtatacgcccacaccattctgttgttgggataagcccacaccattctgttgttggggtaagcccacaccattctgttgttgggttaagcccacacaattctgttgttggggtaagcccacaccattctattgttggggtacgcctacaccattctgttgttggggtaagcccacaccattctgttgttgaggtaagcccacaccattctgttgttgaggtaagcccacaccattctgttgttgaggtaagcccacaccattctgttgttggggtaagcccacaccattctgttgttggggtacgcctacaccattctgttgttggggtaagcccacaccattctgttgttgaggtaagcccacaccattctgttgttgaggcaagcccacaccattctgttgttgaggtaagcccacaccattctgttgttgcggtaagcccacaccattctgttcttgaggtaagcccacaccattctgttgttgaggtaagctcacaccattctgttgttgag gtaagcccacaccattctgttgttgaggtaagcccacaccattctgttgttgaggtaagcccacaccattctgttgttgaggtaagcccacaccattctgttgttgag gtaagcccacaccattctgttgttgaggtaagcccacaccattctgttgttgaggtaagcccacaccattctgttgttgaggtaagcccacaccattctgttgttgaggtaagcccacaccattctgttgttgaggtaagcccacaccattctgttgttgaggtaagcccacaccattctgttgttgaggtaagcccacaccattctgttgttgaggtaagcccacaccattctgttgttgaggtaagcccacaccattctgttgttgaggtaAGCCCACACCACTGcaacacagaaaagctgctttATAACATACTTAATTACCATTTTTGGGGGGGAAGaaaaactatttcactcatattgtaa